The proteins below are encoded in one region of Nitrospinota bacterium:
- a CDS encoding DUF503 domain-containing protein gives MKVAIYVPHANSLKEKRKVVRSVKDRVKARFNVSIAEVGALDLWQRAEFGVAVAAADAAHADSQLSAVLNLITSTADVIEVSTELECR, from the coding sequence ATGAAAGTGGCGATATATGTTCCGCACGCCAATTCGTTGAAAGAAAAACGCAAGGTTGTGCGGAGCGTGAAAGACAGGGTGAAAGCCAGGTTCAACGTCTCCATCGCGGAGGTGGGGGCGCTTGACCTTTGGCAGCGCGCCGAGTTTGGCGTGGCGGTGGCGGCGGCGGACGCGGCGCACGCGGACAGCCAGTTGAGCGCCGTGCTAAACCTCATCACCTCCACGGCGGACGTTATCGAAGTGTCCACCGAGCTTGAGTGCAGATAG
- the rbfA gene encoding 30S ribosome-binding factor RbfA, with amino-acid sequence MKRFHRADRVGEETLRDLSHIIQREMKDPRLGFVSITRVEMAKDLRHANVFVSVFGPEKDKQKTMEALKSGAGFIRGLLGKRLNLRATPELTFHLDDSMEHSARIQELLRKVKKEEEPE; translated from the coding sequence GTGAAACGGTTTCACAGGGCCGACAGGGTGGGCGAGGAAACGCTGCGGGACCTGTCCCATATCATCCAGCGGGAGATGAAAGACCCGCGCCTTGGGTTTGTGTCCATAACGCGGGTGGAGATGGCAAAAGACCTGCGCCACGCCAACGTTTTCGTCTCCGTGTTCGGGCCGGAGAAGGACAAGCAAAAGACGATGGAGGCGCTCAAGAGCGGGGCCGGATTCATCCGCGGCCTTCTGGGCAAACGGCTGAACCTGCGGGCCACGCCGGAGCTTACGTTCCATCTGGACGACTCCATGGAGCACAGCGCCCGGATACAGGAATTGCTAAGGAAGGTGAAGAAGGAGGAAGAGCCAGAATGA
- a CDS encoding electron transfer flavoprotein subunit beta/FixA family protein — MKMVVLIKQVPDTSSKAGVNPDGTIDRARAKRMMNPFDKFALQKALEMKQAAGGGEIIVVSMGPPPAIEVLNEALEFGADKGYLLTDRRLAASDTLATAYALYMVVKHFGEVDIVFTGLQTTDGDTAQTGPQIAERLGIPQITYCERLEYHDGKVKARRVVEGGIQWLETPLPALITVANSAAKLAHKRFVNVFRVKQLVRDKEEMAKKIFTIGLDDVGAEASRAGLLGSPTVVGKTWKLGEVGGSCVVFSGDSPRHNVAHLSGKLIEDKRGIEELIA, encoded by the coding sequence TTGAAAATGGTCGTGCTCATAAAGCAGGTGCCGGACACCTCCAGCAAGGCGGGTGTGAACCCGGACGGCACCATAGACAGGGCGCGGGCCAAACGGATGATGAACCCGTTCGACAAGTTCGCGCTCCAGAAAGCCCTGGAGATGAAGCAGGCAGCCGGCGGGGGTGAGATCATCGTGGTCTCCATGGGCCCGCCCCCCGCAATAGAGGTGCTCAATGAAGCGCTGGAATTCGGGGCGGACAAAGGTTATCTGCTCACCGACAGGCGGCTCGCCGCGTCGGATACCCTGGCGACGGCCTATGCGCTTTACATGGTGGTAAAACATTTCGGCGAGGTGGACATCGTGTTCACCGGCCTGCAGACCACCGACGGGGACACCGCCCAGACCGGCCCGCAGATAGCCGAAAGGCTCGGCATTCCGCAGATCACATATTGCGAGAGGCTTGAATACCACGACGGCAAGGTGAAAGCCCGGCGGGTGGTTGAAGGTGGCATTCAGTGGCTTGAAACGCCGTTGCCGGCCCTTATCACCGTGGCCAACTCCGCCGCAAAGCTCGCCCACAAAAGATTCGTCAACGTCTTCCGGGTCAAGCAGCTTGTCCGCGACAAGGAAGAAATGGCCAAAAAAATATTTACGATCGGGCTGGACGACGTGGGGGCGGAAGCCTCGCGCGCGGGGCTTTTGGGCTCGCCCACCGTTGTGGGCAAAACGTGGAAACTAGGCGAGGTGGGCGGATCGTGCGTGGTGTTCTCCGGCGATTCGCCCAGGCACAACGTGGCGCACCTTTCCGGCAAACTGATCGAAGACAAACGCGGAATCGAGGAGCTGATAGCGTGA
- a CDS encoding electron transfer flavoprotein subunit alpha/FixB family protein, with product MVVADQLQGDMQRIALELLGAARGLAEKLGVKVQALVMGHELGDMPQRLIWNGADEVFVVDQPELKEYTTLTYRRAVISVLKTLPRPPHIVLCGATTIGRDLAPRIAAYFETGLTADCTELDIGDYEHKGKADPAKVGTYNNCLYAIRPSFGESLKARIIGPWKNPQMATARAGVMVPVGEDTTRTGKITAVPVSFEQSDFRVKVIETVRDMSKTVDLTKAKVIVSGGFGLGSADGFSVVSDLASAFKDSAVGSSRKAVDAGWIPYAHQVGQTGKSVRPELYIALGISGAIQHRVGMSNSHTIIAVNKDEKAPIFQFAHYGIVGDLYDVAPILKEQLSKAMKAAGKEA from the coding sequence ATGGTGGTGGCCGACCAGTTGCAGGGAGACATGCAGCGCATCGCCCTGGAGCTGCTGGGCGCGGCCCGCGGCCTTGCCGAAAAGCTGGGGGTGAAGGTGCAGGCCCTGGTGATGGGCCACGAATTGGGGGACATGCCTCAAAGATTGATATGGAACGGGGCGGACGAAGTGTTCGTCGTGGACCAGCCGGAGTTGAAGGAATACACCACGCTGACATACCGGCGGGCGGTGATTTCCGTGTTAAAAACGCTGCCGAGGCCTCCTCATATAGTGCTGTGCGGCGCCACCACCATCGGGCGGGACCTGGCGCCGAGGATCGCCGCGTATTTTGAGACCGGGTTGACCGCCGATTGCACGGAGCTTGACATCGGCGACTATGAACATAAAGGGAAAGCCGACCCTGCCAAGGTGGGCACATACAACAATTGTCTTTACGCCATCCGCCCTTCCTTCGGTGAAAGCTTGAAGGCGCGCATCATCGGCCCGTGGAAAAATCCGCAAATGGCCACAGCGCGGGCGGGGGTGATGGTCCCCGTGGGGGAGGACACCACGCGCACAGGGAAAATAACAGCCGTGCCGGTGAGTTTCGAGCAGTCCGATTTCCGCGTGAAGGTGATCGAGACCGTGCGGGACATGTCCAAGACTGTGGACCTGACAAAGGCAAAGGTGATCGTAAGCGGCGGATTCGGGCTGGGGAGCGCGGACGGATTTTCCGTCGTGAGCGACCTTGCTTCGGCGTTCAAGGACTCGGCGGTGGGCTCTTCGCGCAAAGCGGTGGACGCAGGGTGGATCCCGTACGCCCACCAGGTGGGGCAGACCGGCAAGTCGGTCCGTCCGGAGCTTTATATCGCGCTGGGGATATCGGGCGCGATCCAGCACCGGGTGGGGATGAGCAACAGCCACACGATCATCGCCGTGAACAAGGACGAAAAGGCGCCGATTTTCCAGTTCGCCCATTACGGGATAGTGGGGGACCTGTACGATGTGGCCCCGATACTCAAAGAACAGCTTTCCAAGGCCATGAAGGCCGCCGGCAAGGAGGCTTAA
- a CDS encoding 4Fe-4S dicluster domain-containing protein translates to MSRIEYDVLLVGAGPANMALAMRLVELANAPIRIGILDKAKAIGGHLLSGAVSNPRVISKLFPDWDKGEFPLEGICKHSYLSVLGSERWEDVPRPLMPPYFKKEGYAIINISEMAAYMAGKIAEKAAAKEGVVVDMFPGFPARSILFEGDRVVGVKVDNTGSAAEDNLYAKVTVFGEKGFVSRDLIEKFNLRKNGQTYAVGVKEVWETAQSYEGEVWHTLGYPLAAGHLGGGFIYGCKGNKLIIGMVMGADFPDPNIRPPQVLQELKKHPSVQKMIKGGKIIKYGASILPEGGYYSLPEKFAVDGAMLVGDALGVLDVKRFSGVDKAMESGYLAAETLWEAVKKGDTSAAAMAPFKKNLLGGWVGKELFDARYFRKTFHEYPQLLGSFVPKLLDKIDGGAGVIGAAIVTGLLDPFGSLKLIGARTMIENPGDMGPVSYKNDRSYTVPAYTAGKRPVPAGFDETTIYSTADVVFYAHTHYEEDNRHIDEFDTQVCLKCIALYDSHGKDTPCVGDCTAEVHQTLTKEGVRRHAMALENCVQCTTCEIVCPYVNLRVNAAFHGYGPDFTGM, encoded by the coding sequence GTGTCCAGGATAGAATATGACGTTCTTCTGGTAGGGGCAGGCCCCGCGAACATGGCGCTGGCCATGCGGCTTGTGGAACTGGCCAACGCACCCATCCGCATCGGCATATTGGACAAGGCCAAGGCGATTGGCGGGCATCTGCTCTCCGGCGCGGTCTCCAACCCAAGGGTGATATCAAAACTGTTCCCGGACTGGGACAAAGGGGAGTTCCCGCTGGAAGGGATATGCAAGCACAGTTATTTAAGTGTGCTCGGCTCGGAGCGGTGGGAAGATGTGCCCCGGCCGCTGATGCCCCCGTATTTCAAAAAAGAAGGCTACGCCATCATCAATATTTCCGAAATGGCGGCGTACATGGCCGGCAAAATCGCTGAAAAGGCCGCCGCCAAAGAGGGTGTCGTTGTGGACATGTTCCCGGGATTCCCGGCCCGCTCCATCCTTTTCGAAGGCGACAGGGTCGTGGGGGTGAAGGTGGACAACACCGGCTCCGCCGCCGAGGACAATCTTTACGCGAAAGTCACCGTTTTCGGCGAGAAGGGTTTTGTTTCGCGCGACCTGATAGAAAAATTCAACCTCCGCAAGAATGGGCAGACTTACGCCGTGGGGGTAAAGGAAGTGTGGGAAACGGCGCAAAGCTACGAAGGCGAGGTGTGGCACACCTTGGGCTATCCGCTGGCGGCGGGGCATCTTGGCGGCGGCTTCATTTACGGGTGCAAGGGGAACAAGCTCATCATCGGCATGGTGATGGGGGCCGATTTCCCGGATCCGAACATCCGCCCGCCACAGGTTTTGCAGGAGTTAAAAAAGCACCCTTCGGTCCAGAAAATGATCAAGGGGGGGAAAATCATAAAATACGGCGCGTCCATTTTGCCGGAGGGGGGATATTACTCGCTCCCGGAAAAGTTCGCGGTGGACGGGGCGATGCTTGTGGGTGACGCGCTCGGCGTGCTGGACGTGAAGCGCTTCTCCGGGGTGGACAAGGCGATGGAGAGCGGGTATCTGGCCGCGGAAACCTTGTGGGAAGCGGTGAAGAAAGGTGACACTTCCGCCGCGGCGATGGCGCCGTTCAAGAAGAACCTTCTGGGCGGATGGGTGGGCAAGGAGCTATTCGACGCCCGCTATTTCCGCAAGACGTTCCATGAATATCCCCAGCTTCTCGGCTCGTTCGTGCCAAAGTTGCTGGACAAGATTGACGGCGGGGCCGGAGTGATCGGCGCCGCTATCGTCACTGGCCTTCTGGACCCGTTTGGATCGCTAAAGCTTATCGGGGCCAGGACGATGATAGAAAATCCCGGCGACATGGGGCCGGTGTCGTACAAGAATGACAGAAGCTATACCGTTCCGGCGTACACCGCCGGAAAACGCCCCGTTCCGGCCGGGTTTGACGAAACGACGATCTACTCCACTGCGGACGTGGTGTTCTACGCGCACACCCATTACGAAGAGGACAACCGCCATATAGACGAGTTCGACACGCAGGTGTGCCTTAAGTGCATAGCGCTTTACGACTCCCACGGAAAGGACACCCCATGCGTGGGAGACTGCACCGCCGAGGTCCACCAGACATTGACTAAAGAGGGGGTCCGCCGCCACGCCATGGCGCTGGAGAACTGCGTGCAATGCACCACCTGCGAGATCGTATGCCCATACGTGAACCTGCGGGTGAACGCCGCCTTCCACGGTTACGGACCTGATTTTACTGGTATGTAA